From the Candidatus Omnitrophota bacterium genome, one window contains:
- a CDS encoding efflux RND transporter periplasmic adaptor subunit, with protein sequence MTSTQQLAHSTQRNGAPCVLFAVCCLLISGCDRLMRNGDLQLTGTLELTEHAVGARVPGRVATLLVQDGDEVSAGQVLATLDRFDQATRDADRIQALFKAGGATQQAVEQAGLSLEDQQVVSPVTGVVLVKVHEAGEVVGAGAPIVIIGDRSSLWVRVFVPEGKVNQVYLQQPATLRFDGLARTYGGHISFIAPKAEFTPRNVQTVEERITQTFAVKVTVDQPDPSLRPGVAADVIIHLKGDR encoded by the coding sequence ATGACTAGCACACAGCAGTTAGCGCACAGCACACAGAGGAACGGTGCTCCCTGTGTGCTGTTTGCTGTGTGCTGTCTGCTCATCTCAGGATGCGATCGGTTGATGCGCAACGGGGATTTGCAGTTGACCGGCACGCTGGAGTTGACCGAGCACGCGGTGGGCGCCCGCGTGCCGGGTCGTGTGGCCACGCTGCTGGTGCAAGACGGTGATGAGGTAAGCGCGGGACAGGTCCTAGCCACCCTGGATCGCTTCGACCAAGCCACGCGGGATGCCGATCGCATCCAGGCGCTCTTCAAGGCCGGCGGGGCCACGCAACAAGCCGTCGAGCAAGCCGGGTTATCGCTCGAGGACCAACAGGTCGTCTCGCCGGTGACCGGGGTGGTCTTGGTCAAAGTGCATGAGGCGGGGGAAGTGGTGGGAGCCGGCGCGCCGATTGTCATCATCGGGGACCGATCCTCCCTGTGGGTCCGGGTGTTTGTGCCGGAGGGAAAAGTCAATCAGGTGTATTTGCAGCAGCCGGCGACGCTGCGATTTGACGGCCTGGCTCGCACGTACGGCGGCCACATCAGCTTCATCGCGCCGAAGGCGGAGTTTACGCCTCGCAATGTGCAAACCGTCGAAGAGCGGATTACGCAAACATTCGCCGTAAAGGTGACCGTGGACCAGCCGGATCCCTCCTTGCGCCCTGGTGTAGCCGCCGATGTCATCATCCATCTCAAGGGCGACCGATGA
- a CDS encoding ABC transporter ATP-binding protein: protein MSETIAIEARELTRRFGTLVAVDHVSFSIRYGEIFGFLGPNGSGKSTTIRMLCGILAPTSGAATVAGFDVNTDPERVKTAIGYMSQRFSLYHDLTVEENLEFYGRIYGLSDAALRERKQEVLQLTGLDQWRGRLAGELSGGSKQRLALANAVLHQPRLLFLDEPTAGIDPVSRRALWELLYQLAEGGIALFVTTHYMEEAERCNQIAFISQGRLLSIGPPNALKARVGGQLLEVECAPLMKASRVFRRLPGVTNITAFGTTLHLNLSVDPAVATQAIRDCASTEAIEIRSIQPIAATLEDVFATMTEGVG from the coding sequence ATGAGCGAGACGATTGCGATTGAGGCGAGAGAGTTGACGCGGCGCTTCGGGACGCTGGTCGCCGTCGATCATGTGAGCTTCTCGATTCGCTACGGCGAGATCTTCGGCTTTCTCGGCCCCAACGGCTCGGGCAAGAGCACCACCATCCGGATGCTCTGCGGCATCCTGGCTCCCACGAGCGGGGCCGCCACGGTCGCGGGCTTCGACGTCAACACGGATCCTGAGCGCGTCAAAACCGCCATCGGCTACATGTCCCAGCGTTTCAGTCTCTACCACGATCTCACCGTGGAAGAGAACCTGGAGTTTTACGGCCGGATCTACGGCCTGAGCGACGCGGCGCTGCGCGAGCGCAAACAGGAGGTCCTGCAGCTCACCGGGTTGGATCAGTGGCGCGGCCGCCTGGCTGGGGAGCTCTCCGGCGGATCTAAACAGCGGCTCGCACTGGCCAATGCGGTGTTGCATCAGCCGCGCCTGCTCTTTCTCGATGAGCCCACGGCGGGCATTGATCCGGTTTCGCGCCGCGCGCTCTGGGAGCTGCTCTATCAGCTGGCCGAAGGCGGCATCGCGCTGTTTGTGACGACCCACTATATGGAGGAGGCCGAGCGATGCAATCAGATTGCCTTCATCAGCCAGGGACGGCTGCTGAGCATCGGCCCGCCCAACGCGCTGAAAGCCCGCGTGGGCGGCCAGCTCCTCGAAGTCGAATGCGCGCCGCTGATGAAAGCCTCCCGGGTGTTTCGCCGGCTGCCCGGGGTGACGAACATCACCGCCTTCGGCACGACGCTGCATCTGAATCTCTCCGTCGATCCGGCCGTGGCGACGCAGGCGATTCGTGATTGCGCCTCCACAGAAGCGATCGAGATCCGGTCGATTCAGCCCATCGCCGCGACCCTAGAGGATGTGTTCGCCACGATGACCGAGGGAGTGGGATGA
- a CDS encoding ABC transporter permease has protein sequence MTRIRAVARKEFLQIFRDRRTLILITLMPFIQLTIYGYAINTDVKHLATALYDEDQTPMSRRLVATFEQSAYFDVTLRVQSPRALRRALDLGRVKAGLHIPTHFAQDLTAGRGAPLQLLIDGTDSNPANAALNTGQAIIANFVQQEGFVTVSGRPIDYRPRMWYNPDLKSAFFMVPGLVGLLLQLLIPMITATAVVREKERGNIEQLLVTPIKPYELIIGKLLPYMAIGMVIATLVVGAAWLLFHVPVRGNPITLLGLTLLFLTVCLGLGLFASTVAENQQQAAQIIMLFAAPSILLSGFIFPREAMPLPIFYLGNLIPLTYFLKIVRGVILKGLGVMDLWPQILPLGLMAIGILTVSILKFHKRLA, from the coding sequence ATGACCCGTATCCGGGCGGTGGCGCGCAAAGAGTTTCTCCAGATTTTCCGCGACCGCCGGACGCTGATTCTCATCACCCTGATGCCGTTCATCCAATTGACGATTTACGGCTATGCGATCAACACGGACGTCAAGCATCTGGCCACCGCGCTCTACGACGAAGATCAGACGCCGATGAGCCGGCGCCTCGTCGCGACGTTTGAGCAGTCGGCCTACTTCGATGTGACGCTGCGCGTCCAGTCGCCGCGAGCACTTCGGCGGGCCCTCGATCTGGGGCGGGTCAAGGCCGGCCTGCACATCCCCACGCATTTTGCGCAGGATCTCACCGCCGGCCGCGGAGCGCCGCTGCAGCTCTTGATCGACGGCACCGATTCCAATCCGGCCAATGCGGCTCTCAACACCGGCCAGGCGATCATCGCGAATTTCGTGCAGCAGGAAGGCTTCGTCACCGTCAGCGGCCGGCCCATCGATTATCGGCCGCGCATGTGGTACAACCCGGATTTGAAAAGCGCTTTTTTCATGGTCCCGGGCCTGGTGGGCTTGCTGCTGCAGCTGTTGATCCCCATGATCACCGCGACGGCCGTCGTGCGCGAGAAAGAGCGCGGCAACATCGAGCAGCTGCTGGTGACGCCGATCAAGCCGTATGAGCTCATCATCGGCAAGCTGCTCCCGTATATGGCGATCGGGATGGTGATCGCCACCCTCGTCGTGGGCGCGGCGTGGCTCTTGTTTCATGTGCCGGTGCGGGGCAATCCGATCACGCTCTTGGGGCTGACCCTGCTGTTTCTGACGGTGTGCTTGGGGTTGGGATTGTTTGCGTCCACCGTCGCGGAGAACCAGCAGCAGGCCGCGCAGATCATCATGCTCTTCGCCGCTCCGTCCATTCTGTTGTCCGGCTTTATCTTTCCGCGCGAGGCCATGCCGCTGCCGATTTTCTACCTCGGCAACCTCATTCCGCTGACCTATTTTCTGAAGATCGTGCGCGGCGTCATCCTCAAGGGCTTAGGGGTGATGGATTTGTGGCCCCAGATTCTTCCCTTGGGCCTGATGGCCATCGGCATCCTCACGGTGAGCATTCTGAAATTCCACAAGCGCCTGGCCTAA
- a CDS encoding TatD family hydrolase, whose product MPLELFDTHCHLDLVSKAERPGVLSRARAANVVGCVSIGTSLEASRENVAMARAEGALVRASVGIHPHDAHLVTEQQLRDIDALSADPAVVAIGEVGLDFFRQTGDPDVQRRIFSAFLAMAQRRKRPILIHCRNAYDALLELLRAEATLPLAGLIHCASGPPEFIQGALALGLHISFAGNVTFPNAQALRELINVVPDDRVLIETDAPFLAPQPVRGKKNEPAHLAYTAAYIAQWRGSSLEHLAAVTTRNARRLFGLADKSATIS is encoded by the coding sequence ATGCCACTTGAGCTGTTTGATACGCACTGCCACCTGGATCTGGTGTCGAAGGCCGAGCGGCCCGGCGTCTTATCCCGCGCCCGCGCCGCCAACGTGGTCGGCTGTGTCAGCATCGGCACGAGCCTGGAGGCGAGCCGAGAGAATGTCGCCATGGCCCGCGCCGAGGGTGCTCTGGTGCGGGCGTCGGTGGGCATCCACCCCCATGACGCGCACCTTGTAACCGAGCAACAGCTTCGAGATATCGACGCCCTCTCCGCCGATCCCGCGGTCGTCGCCATCGGCGAAGTGGGGCTCGATTTTTTTCGCCAGACCGGAGATCCTGACGTGCAGCGCCGCATCTTCAGCGCGTTTCTGGCGATGGCCCAGCGGCGGAAGCGGCCGATCCTGATCCATTGCCGCAACGCGTATGACGCGCTGCTGGAGCTGCTGCGGGCGGAGGCGACGCTACCGCTGGCCGGCCTGATCCATTGCGCGTCAGGTCCTCCCGAGTTTATCCAAGGCGCGCTGGCCCTCGGGTTGCATATTTCCTTCGCCGGCAATGTGACGTTTCCCAATGCGCAAGCGTTGCGCGAACTCATCAACGTGGTGCCGGATGATCGGGTATTGATCGAAACCGATGCGCCCTTCCTCGCGCCCCAGCCGGTCCGCGGCAAAAAAAACGAGCCCGCGCACCTCGCCTATACCGCCGCGTATATCGCCCAGTGGCGCGGCAGCAGCCTTGAGCATCTCGCCGCCGTGACCACCCGCAACGCCCGGCGGCTGTTTGGCTTGGCGGATAAATCTGCTACAATCAGCTGA
- a CDS encoding HAMP domain-containing histidine kinase has translation MRQAPHDLPVMAPTRGTLTRERQIDVKDLMSRFNFAFSLMSVIPLLTCAYLITVRFFSVQVLFTSNGAYFFIALVIALLGLLAGHELIRDMIRRLVEANAKLQKLNEQQASFVSNVAHEFRAPLGVFKGALDNLGDGLHGPVTAEQMEPIAMCQKEVNRLSRLVRDLLELARMEAGKVQLAAERVKLQDIIAAATELFRLPAKERKLTLIMEVAEEPVYVTGDTDRLQQVFINLLGNAVKYTDVGSIRVRMVADAREAQVEIIDSGQGIEQQDLDRIFDKFERVGSQTEEGSGLGLPIARDIVELHHGRLWAESQSGQGSRFIVQLPLAKG, from the coding sequence ATGCGCCAGGCACCGCACGACCTTCCCGTCATGGCCCCGACGCGCGGCACCCTCACGCGCGAGCGCCAGATCGACGTGAAGGATCTCATGTCGCGGTTTAATTTCGCCTTCAGCCTCATGAGCGTCATCCCCCTGCTGACATGCGCGTATTTGATCACCGTGCGGTTTTTCTCCGTCCAGGTCCTCTTTACCTCCAACGGCGCCTATTTCTTTATCGCGCTCGTCATCGCTTTGCTCGGCTTGCTGGCCGGCCACGAGCTGATCCGCGACATGATCCGCCGCTTGGTGGAGGCGAACGCGAAGCTGCAGAAGCTCAATGAGCAGCAGGCGAGTTTCGTCAGCAACGTGGCGCACGAATTTCGCGCACCCCTCGGGGTGTTCAAGGGCGCGCTCGATAATCTTGGCGATGGGCTCCACGGCCCGGTCACGGCCGAGCAGATGGAGCCGATTGCGATGTGCCAGAAGGAAGTGAACCGGCTCTCCCGGCTCGTGCGCGACTTGCTGGAGCTCGCCCGCATGGAGGCGGGCAAAGTCCAGCTGGCCGCTGAGCGCGTGAAACTTCAAGACATCATCGCCGCCGCTACCGAGCTCTTTCGCCTTCCCGCGAAAGAGCGCAAGCTGACCCTGATCATGGAGGTGGCTGAGGAGCCGGTCTACGTGACCGGGGATACGGATCGGCTCCAGCAAGTGTTCATCAACCTCCTCGGCAACGCGGTCAAATACACGGATGTCGGCAGCATTCGCGTGCGGATGGTCGCCGATGCGCGCGAGGCCCAGGTGGAGATCATCGACAGCGGCCAGGGCATCGAGCAGCAGGATCTGGACAGGATTTTCGATAAATTTGAGCGCGTCGGCAGCCAGACCGAGGAAGGCTCCGGGTTGGGGCTGCCGATTGCGCGCGATATCGTGGAGCTGCACCATGGGCGGCTGTGGGCCGAAAGCCAATCCGGCCAGGGCAGCCGGTTCATCGTGCAATTGCCTCTCGCGAAGGGGTGA